A genomic region of Micromonospora sp. NBRC 110009 contains the following coding sequences:
- a CDS encoding SWIM zinc finger family protein, whose product MSATASAVDTRIYRHPSGLAHGNLTLATSTPDRVDERTFFAGFVRTPRVVAGGLLALADIAGADFRPVRTGTAGRDPVATADGERLRFEALSTCGGLYGRLDLTSAELDGVPVGRGTTNVDINPELYESLTRVGGADPLRLSVGEDELAVSTLDGKVVEKRVPLPTRWLRGLAEVAAHALPMDPRLEIHAGRAVALLAETSARTGRQARWLVPAGSGWRSTTRPSSGAVCVADGFRLSVLRPLLALARTVTLYAPPVSGAPAEVSGWVLDFGTARFTLLLSTAASHGFAGDGQLLADLGSGSAVADADALDALLAVDPVIDRASVAARTGWDAGRATSALAALATAGQVGYDVAEASSFHRPLPYRADLVAALHPRLAAATMLTTTGGVVATAAGVEVTSGESTYLVHRRDGEYACTCAWWVEHQGRRGPCKHVVAAMLLGQTGQQRG is encoded by the coding sequence GTGAGCGCGACGGCCTCCGCCGTGGACACCCGGATCTACCGCCACCCGTCCGGCCTGGCCCACGGCAACCTGACCCTCGCCACGTCGACCCCGGACCGGGTTGACGAACGGACCTTCTTCGCCGGCTTCGTGCGTACGCCACGGGTGGTCGCCGGGGGCCTGCTCGCGCTGGCCGACATCGCGGGCGCGGACTTCCGGCCGGTCCGCACCGGGACGGCGGGACGTGACCCGGTGGCCACCGCCGACGGCGAACGGCTGCGGTTCGAGGCGCTGTCGACGTGCGGTGGCCTGTACGGGCGGCTGGACCTGACCTCCGCCGAGCTCGACGGTGTGCCGGTCGGCCGCGGCACCACCAACGTGGACATCAACCCTGAGCTGTACGAGTCGCTCACCCGGGTCGGCGGCGCGGACCCGCTGCGCCTGTCGGTGGGCGAGGACGAGCTCGCCGTGTCGACGCTCGACGGGAAGGTCGTCGAGAAGCGGGTGCCGCTGCCGACGCGCTGGTTGCGCGGGCTGGCCGAGGTGGCGGCACACGCGCTGCCGATGGATCCGCGGCTGGAGATCCACGCCGGGCGTGCCGTCGCGCTGCTGGCCGAGACGTCGGCGCGCACCGGCCGGCAGGCGCGCTGGCTGGTGCCGGCCGGGTCGGGGTGGCGGTCCACCACTCGACCGTCGTCCGGCGCCGTCTGCGTGGCCGACGGCTTCCGGCTGTCGGTGCTGCGGCCGCTCCTGGCCCTGGCGCGGACGGTGACCCTCTACGCGCCGCCGGTCAGCGGCGCGCCGGCCGAGGTGAGCGGCTGGGTGCTGGATTTCGGCACGGCGCGGTTCACGTTGCTGCTGTCGACCGCCGCGAGCCACGGCTTCGCCGGCGACGGTCAACTGCTGGCCGACCTAGGGTCCGGGTCCGCCGTCGCGGACGCCGACGCCCTGGATGCCCTGCTGGCCGTCGACCCGGTGATCGATCGCGCGTCGGTCGCCGCACGAACCGGCTGGGACGCCGGGCGGGCCACGTCCGCCCTCGCCGCGCTGGCCACCGCCGGCCAGGTCGGGTACGACGTCGCCGAGGCGTCGTCGTTCCATCGCCCGCTGCCGTACCGGGCCGACCTGGTCGCCGCGCTGCACCCACGCCTCGCCGCGGCAACGATGCTGACGACGACGGGCGGGGTGGTGGCGACCGCCGCGGGCGTCGAGGTGACCTCCGGCGAGTCGACGTACCTCGTCCATCGGCGCGACGGGGAGTACGCCTGCACCTGCGCCTGGTGGGTCGAGCACCAGGGCCGACGCGGGCCGTGCAAGCACGTCGTGGCGGCGATGCTCCTCGGGCAGACGGGACAGCAGCGTGGGTGA
- a CDS encoding DUF6493 family protein yields the protein MGDLWRDMCARIDDADLDALADLLAGLDADARAALLPALDGHTPTRAVAEPVVPPPPEPEPEPELPTAGSFAFVMSAEDGPPPRDLEGIRAYVARQRLRKRERRWESDKRHLEWQASRLAAQLTERRQEALAMAVVACTPTATEAVRRLHRPWRLGPSLRVTPELAPGLLRVRGATWGAALARGMARRAGSRSRFTPWPFTEALMRAVGAGPPDTPGAVARYVEMWRPSLASFLAADPWFDQVLPYLFDDDRVAAAFVTGVARRDWPPALLELTASGRVDREMLIRGCLRRLRAGGRKGLLQPYFDLLNQLAPSTDELARHRQELTGLLTASMSTVADFAYTSLQALHWVSELDQVTLAEITRSMLSRQEKKLVRAHLAWLRRLPLEDLLDGLVVGLHHPVPELGERTVDLIQARLSTLSEAARERLRAEVPALDGVVAQRLAALLGTAPPAPAPAPTLVAEPPAEMPSPLDLGALAGELAIVLRRGDDDPIRHELVLDGLVRAACGDRTEAARVLGPLIPQWPGLWPALVSAAIERDAPPDRGWYHTSYRPEPHPMTVFVERRLAELTARLVSAPPVALLATPATVAGHVDPARVLRLLQEAERDGWQPGEADLTQAILRLPRQVDAAVRTAATRLVSPAGRRFADWLAAGAEPKTWVEEAGGRRIAMLDPAGLPAELADPRSASARARRTSQVRTLDLWPMVAPSHREAIAAQLQPHVAARVDQGNAGTGFLTGLAAADGPAGPAMSVTLAYALANHRQTVRLAAGDALITLAARPDWDSSGVGTEVGTLAATNRIVLQRVVQPLAEALKAGARDAVWQVTSAALPILLPAGPRAGLPDLVDLAAGAAPDGGHSAGLPGLAALAARPGRSRLTVTARRLAARMTT from the coding sequence GTGGGTGACCTCTGGCGCGACATGTGCGCACGGATCGACGACGCCGACCTCGACGCGCTCGCCGACCTGCTGGCCGGTCTGGACGCCGACGCACGGGCGGCGCTGCTGCCTGCGCTGGATGGGCACACCCCCACCCGCGCCGTCGCGGAGCCGGTCGTCCCGCCACCACCGGAGCCCGAGCCGGAGCCCGAACTGCCCACCGCGGGATCCTTCGCGTTCGTCATGTCCGCCGAGGACGGCCCGCCGCCCCGTGACCTCGAGGGCATCCGGGCGTACGTCGCCCGCCAGCGGTTGCGCAAGCGCGAACGCCGGTGGGAGAGCGACAAGCGGCACCTCGAGTGGCAGGCATCCCGGCTGGCCGCCCAGCTGACCGAGCGCCGCCAGGAGGCGCTGGCGATGGCCGTCGTGGCGTGCACGCCGACGGCGACAGAGGCGGTCAGACGCTTGCACCGGCCGTGGCGGCTCGGCCCGTCGCTGCGGGTGACGCCCGAGCTGGCGCCCGGTCTGCTCCGCGTGCGCGGCGCGACCTGGGGAGCCGCCCTGGCCCGCGGCATGGCGCGGCGCGCCGGATCTCGCAGCCGGTTCACCCCGTGGCCGTTCACCGAGGCGCTCATGCGGGCCGTGGGCGCCGGGCCACCGGACACGCCCGGCGCCGTCGCGCGCTACGTGGAGATGTGGCGTCCGTCGCTCGCCTCCTTCCTGGCCGCCGACCCGTGGTTCGACCAGGTGCTGCCGTACCTCTTCGACGACGACCGGGTCGCCGCCGCCTTCGTCACCGGCGTGGCCCGCCGGGACTGGCCGCCGGCGCTGTTGGAGTTGACGGCCAGCGGGCGGGTCGACCGCGAGATGCTCATCCGGGGTTGCCTACGCCGCCTGCGCGCCGGCGGGCGCAAGGGGCTGCTGCAGCCGTACTTCGACCTGCTCAACCAGCTGGCGCCGAGCACCGACGAGCTGGCCCGGCACCGGCAGGAGCTGACCGGCCTGCTGACGGCATCGATGTCGACGGTCGCCGACTTCGCGTACACGTCGCTGCAGGCGCTGCACTGGGTGTCCGAGCTGGATCAGGTCACCCTGGCGGAGATCACCCGGAGCATGCTGTCGCGCCAGGAGAAGAAGCTGGTCCGGGCACACCTCGCCTGGCTGCGCAGGCTTCCGCTGGAGGACCTGCTGGACGGGTTGGTCGTCGGGCTGCACCATCCGGTGCCCGAGCTCGGCGAACGCACCGTCGACCTGATCCAGGCGCGACTGTCGACCCTGTCGGAGGCAGCTCGCGAGCGGTTGCGGGCTGAGGTGCCCGCGCTGGACGGTGTCGTCGCGCAACGACTCGCCGCGCTGCTCGGCACCGCGCCCCCCGCCCCCGCGCCCGCCCCTACCCTGGTCGCGGAGCCACCGGCCGAGATGCCGTCGCCGCTGGACCTCGGCGCGCTCGCCGGGGAGCTGGCGATCGTGCTGCGCCGCGGCGACGACGACCCGATCCGGCACGAGCTGGTGCTCGACGGGCTGGTGCGGGCGGCCTGCGGCGACCGGACCGAGGCCGCTCGGGTGCTGGGGCCGTTGATTCCGCAATGGCCCGGGCTCTGGCCGGCCCTGGTCTCCGCCGCCATCGAACGGGACGCGCCGCCCGACCGGGGTTGGTACCACACGTCGTACCGCCCGGAACCGCATCCGATGACGGTCTTCGTGGAACGCCGTCTCGCCGAACTCACCGCGCGGCTGGTCAGTGCCCCGCCGGTGGCGCTGCTGGCCACGCCGGCCACGGTCGCCGGGCACGTCGACCCGGCCCGGGTGCTCCGCCTCCTGCAGGAGGCGGAACGCGACGGCTGGCAGCCCGGCGAAGCCGACCTGACACAGGCCATCCTGCGCCTGCCTCGCCAGGTCGACGCCGCCGTCCGGACGGCCGCCACCCGCCTGGTCTCGCCGGCGGGCCGCCGATTCGCCGATTGGCTGGCCGCCGGAGCGGAACCGAAGACCTGGGTCGAGGAGGCCGGCGGCCGGCGGATCGCGATGCTGGACCCGGCGGGCCTACCGGCCGAGCTCGCCGATCCGCGCAGCGCGTCCGCGCGGGCCAGGCGCACCTCGCAGGTCCGAACCCTGGACCTGTGGCCGATGGTCGCGCCGTCGCACCGTGAGGCGATCGCCGCGCAACTCCAGCCGCACGTCGCCGCCCGGGTGGATCAGGGCAACGCCGGCACGGGCTTCCTAACCGGCCTGGCGGCGGCCGACGGCCCGGCCGGCCCGGCCATGTCCGTGACGTTGGCGTACGCGCTCGCCAATCACCGGCAGACCGTGCGGCTGGCGGCCGGCGACGCGCTCATCACCCTCGCCGCACGCCCGGACTGGGACAGCAGCGGCGTCGGGACGGAGGTCGGTACCCTCGCCGCCACGAACCGGATCGTGCTGCAGCGGGTCGTCCAGCCCCTGGCCGAGGCGCTGAAGGCCGGTGCCCGCGACGCGGTCTGGCAGGTGACGTCGGCGGCGCTGCCGATCCTCCTGCCCGCCGGACCCCGCGCGGGCCTGCCCGATCTGGTCGACCTCGCCGCCGGCGCCGCTCCCGACGGCGGCCACTCGGCCGGCCTGCCGGGCCTGGCCGCGCTGGCCGCCAGGCCCGGCCGCAGCCGCCTCACCGTGACCGCCCGTCGGCTCGCGGCACGCATGACGACCTGA
- a CDS encoding WD40/YVTN/BNR-like repeat-containing protein yields the protein MSGVRVLVGTRKGAFTLTSDGRRGDWTVEGPHFGGWEIFHLTGSPADPDRLYASQSGGWFGQLIQRSDDGGRTWSTVGNDFAYSGEAGEHLWYDGTPRPWEFKRIWHLEPSRNDPDTVYAGAEDAALYVTTDGGQKWTELTALRTHPTGPTWQPGAGGLCLHTIILDPVHQGRIYVAISAAGAFRSDDAGASWLPINKGLRSGEIPDQDAEVGHCVHHITQHPSRPDTLFMQKHWDVMRSDDAGANWREVSGNLPSDFGFPIAVHAHEPETIYVVPIKSDSEHYPPEGRLRVYRSRTGGEGWEPLTKGLPQSDCYVNVYRDAMAVDTLDPCGIYFGTTGGQVYHSADGGDSWTPIVRDLPAVLSVEAQVLP from the coding sequence ATGAGCGGCGTACGAGTACTGGTCGGCACCCGCAAGGGCGCATTCACGCTGACGTCCGACGGCCGGCGCGGCGACTGGACGGTCGAGGGACCGCACTTCGGCGGATGGGAGATCTTCCACCTCACCGGGTCACCGGCCGACCCGGACCGGCTCTACGCGTCCCAGTCCGGCGGCTGGTTCGGGCAGCTGATCCAGCGCTCCGACGACGGCGGCCGGACCTGGTCCACCGTGGGCAACGACTTCGCCTACTCCGGCGAGGCCGGCGAGCACCTGTGGTACGACGGCACCCCGCGCCCGTGGGAGTTCAAGCGCATCTGGCACCTCGAGCCGTCCCGCAACGACCCCGACACCGTGTACGCGGGTGCCGAGGACGCCGCCCTCTACGTCACCACCGACGGCGGCCAGAAATGGACCGAGCTGACCGCCCTGCGTACCCACCCGACGGGCCCGACGTGGCAGCCCGGCGCCGGTGGCCTGTGCCTGCACACGATCATCCTGGACCCGGTTCACCAGGGCCGGATCTACGTCGCCATCTCGGCGGCGGGCGCGTTCCGCAGCGACGACGCCGGCGCCAGTTGGCTGCCGATCAACAAGGGACTGCGCTCCGGGGAGATTCCCGACCAGGACGCCGAGGTCGGGCACTGCGTGCACCACATCACCCAGCACCCGTCCCGGCCGGACACGCTGTTCATGCAGAAGCACTGGGACGTCATGCGCAGCGACGACGCCGGTGCGAACTGGCGCGAGGTCAGCGGCAACCTGCCGTCGGATTTCGGGTTCCCGATCGCCGTGCACGCGCACGAGCCGGAGACCATCTACGTGGTGCCGATCAAGAGCGACTCCGAGCACTACCCGCCGGAGGGCAGGCTGCGCGTCTACCGCAGCCGCACTGGCGGCGAGGGCTGGGAGCCGTTGACCAAGGGCCTGCCGCAGTCCGACTGCTACGTCAACGTGTACCGCGACGCCATGGCGGTCGACACGCTCGACCCGTGCGGGATCTACTTCGGCACCACCGGCGGACAGGTCTATCACTCGGCCGACGGGGGCGACAGCTGGACGCCGATCGTGCGGGACCTGCCGGCCGTGCTCTCCGTGGAAGCCCAGGTGCTGCCGTGA
- a CDS encoding gamma-glutamyltransferase family protein, which produces MTFTTRPTLQGTFGMVSSTHWLASQAAMGILERGGNAFDAAVTAGFVLHVVEPHLNGPGGEVPAIVATARDRTPKVLCGQGPAPAGATIAHFRSLGMELIPGSGPLAAAVPGAVDAWLLLLRDHGTFLLEDVLEPAIGYAGAGHPLVGRVGDTVAAVQSLFEEHWHTSAQLWLRNGKPPAAGEVFTNPAYARTLRSLVDAGRSAGSDREAQIEAARRAWSEGFVAEAIDRFSREPFHDSSGRPHAGLVTGADLAAYSATWEEPVTLDWNGYSVAKTGFWGQGPVLLETLSVLDALDDRQVYDPATAVGIHAQAEALKLAFADREAWYGDGDVPAKALLSREYARDRAALIGGRASAELRPGRPDGTEPRLPAHVRRSAGRRVDLADPTTGEPTVKADGVTRGDTCHVDVVDRWGNMISATPSGGWLQSSPTIPELGFPLGSRLQMFWLEDGLASSLAPGRRPRTTLSPTMVHRDGEPVMACGTPGGDQQDQWQLLFLLRHLVGGQSLQEAIDAPAWHTVSLPASFYPRDVEPGVLVMEDRLDEDVLAALRGYGHEVRLSGSWSLGRLCAVTRDPVTGVLEAGANPRGMQGYACGR; this is translated from the coding sequence ATGACGTTCACCACAAGGCCGACCCTGCAGGGCACCTTCGGGATGGTGTCCTCGACGCACTGGCTTGCGAGCCAGGCGGCCATGGGAATCCTCGAGCGCGGCGGGAACGCCTTCGACGCCGCGGTCACCGCAGGGTTCGTCCTGCACGTCGTCGAACCACACCTCAACGGGCCGGGTGGCGAGGTGCCCGCCATCGTGGCGACGGCCCGGGACCGGACCCCGAAGGTGCTCTGCGGGCAGGGACCGGCGCCCGCTGGCGCCACCATCGCGCACTTCCGGTCCCTCGGGATGGAACTCATCCCCGGATCCGGCCCGCTCGCGGCGGCCGTGCCGGGCGCCGTGGACGCCTGGCTCCTGCTGCTGCGGGACCACGGCACGTTCCTCCTCGAGGACGTGCTGGAGCCGGCGATCGGGTACGCCGGCGCAGGCCACCCGCTGGTCGGCAGGGTCGGCGACACGGTGGCGGCCGTACAGTCGTTGTTCGAGGAACACTGGCACACCTCTGCGCAGCTGTGGCTGCGCAACGGCAAGCCGCCGGCGGCGGGCGAGGTGTTCACCAACCCGGCCTACGCGCGGACCCTGCGGAGCCTGGTCGACGCCGGCCGATCAGCCGGCTCCGACCGAGAGGCGCAGATCGAGGCCGCTCGCCGTGCCTGGAGTGAAGGTTTCGTCGCCGAGGCGATCGACCGGTTCAGCCGGGAACCGTTCCACGACTCCAGCGGACGACCCCATGCCGGCCTGGTCACCGGCGCGGACCTGGCTGCCTACTCGGCGACGTGGGAGGAACCGGTCACCCTCGACTGGAACGGTTACTCGGTGGCGAAGACCGGTTTCTGGGGCCAGGGCCCGGTGCTGCTGGAGACCCTGTCCGTCCTCGACGCGCTCGACGACCGCCAGGTGTACGACCCGGCAACCGCGGTCGGCATCCACGCTCAGGCCGAAGCGCTCAAACTCGCATTCGCCGACCGTGAGGCCTGGTACGGCGATGGTGACGTGCCCGCGAAGGCGCTCCTCTCCCGGGAGTACGCGCGGGACCGGGCGGCCCTGATCGGCGGACGAGCGTCGGCGGAGCTGCGACCGGGGCGCCCGGATGGGACGGAGCCCCGTCTCCCGGCTCACGTCCGACGCAGTGCCGGACGTCGTGTCGACCTGGCGGACCCCACGACGGGGGAGCCGACGGTGAAGGCGGACGGGGTGACCCGCGGCGACACCTGTCATGTCGATGTGGTCGACCGCTGGGGCAACATGATCTCCGCCACGCCGAGCGGCGGCTGGCTGCAGAGTTCTCCCACCATCCCGGAACTCGGCTTCCCCCTCGGCAGCCGCCTTCAGATGTTCTGGCTGGAGGACGGTCTCGCCTCGTCGCTCGCTCCCGGACGCCGGCCGCGCACCACGTTGAGTCCGACCATGGTCCACCGCGACGGGGAGCCCGTGATGGCGTGCGGCACACCCGGAGGCGACCAGCAGGACCAGTGGCAGTTGCTGTTCCTGCTTCGCCATCTCGTCGGAGGTCAGTCCCTGCAGGAGGCCATCGACGCGCCCGCCTGGCACACCGTCAGCCTGCCGGCGTCGTTCTACCCGCGCGACGTCGAGCCCGGCGTCCTGGTGATGGAGGACCGGCTGGATGAGGATGTGCTGGCGGCATTGCGGGGGTACGGGCACGAGGTGCGACTGTCCGGCTCGTGGAGCCTCGGCCGCCTCTGTGCGGTGACCCGCGACCCGGTGACGGGCGTGCTCGAGGCAGGGGCGAACCCGCGTGGCATGCAGGGCTATGCCTGCGGGCGCTGA
- a CDS encoding DUF4326 domain-containing protein: MSSPYRPGPDGSREEVLGKYRAYLLGRPDLLALLPELRGRRLGCWCMPERCHAEVIAELADSPRWTV, from the coding sequence CTGTCGAGCCCGTACCGCCCTGGGCCGGACGGCAGCCGGGAGGAGGTCCTCGGGAAGTACCGGGCGTACCTGCTCGGCCGCCCCGACCTGCTGGCCCTCCTGCCCGAACTGCGCGGGCGCAGGCTCGGTTGCTGGTGTATGCCGGAGCGCTGTCACGCCGAGGTGATCGCGGAACTCGCCGACTCCCCGCGCTGGACCGTTTGA
- a CDS encoding MmcQ/YjbR family DNA-binding protein produces the protein MTGPGDVPPEILDRLRPVCLGLPESYEEPAWVGTRWRIRNRTFAHVLTVDPDHQAAYARAAATDQPMCVLTFRSPGDEIAGLIGSGHPFFKPGWGADVVGMVLDDGVDWAEVAELLTESYCVLAPKKLAALVDRPPELGQQPSPP, from the coding sequence GTGACTGGTCCCGGAGACGTCCCACCCGAGATCCTCGACCGGCTCCGGCCCGTCTGCCTCGGGCTGCCCGAGAGCTACGAGGAGCCGGCGTGGGTGGGCACGCGCTGGCGGATCCGCAACCGCACGTTCGCGCACGTGCTCACGGTCGACCCCGACCACCAGGCGGCCTACGCCCGGGCCGCCGCGACGGACCAGCCGATGTGCGTGCTGACGTTCCGGTCGCCCGGCGACGAGATCGCCGGGTTGATCGGCAGCGGCCACCCGTTCTTCAAGCCGGGCTGGGGCGCCGACGTGGTCGGCATGGTGCTCGACGACGGCGTCGACTGGGCGGAGGTCGCCGAGCTGCTGACGGAGAGTTACTGCGTCCTCGCGCCGAAGAAGCTGGCCGCCCTGGTCGACCGGCCGCCCGAGCTCGGGCAACAGCCGTCACCGCCGTGA
- a CDS encoding acyl-CoA dehydrogenase family protein, with amino-acid sequence MDFTLDPRTEGLRDNLLDFMDSHIHPAEQTFHEQLGQLGHRWAWDSVPVLAQLRAAARQRGLWNLFLPGEHGAGLTNLQYAPLAEITGRSHLAPAALNCAAPDTGNMEVLAMFGTGRQRKQWLEPLLNAEIRSSFAMTEPDVASSDATNIATRIDRDGDEYVISGRKWWITGAMNPNARILIVMGKTDPNAERHRQQSMVLVPRDTPGLEIKRGMAVLGYDDHDHGGHAELEFHDVRVPVENLIGAEGDGFAIAQARLGPGRIHHCMRSIGVAEQAVELMCARAEQRSAFGRPLAEQGVVRDWIAESRVRIEQLRLLVLKTAWLMDTVGNKGAHTEIQAIKIATPATVQWILDKAIQVHGAAGLSQDFPLASAYARIRTLRFADGPDEVHKNALARHELRRQATARGRRPA; translated from the coding sequence ATGGACTTCACCCTGGACCCGCGGACCGAGGGGCTGCGCGACAACCTCCTCGACTTCATGGACAGCCACATCCACCCGGCCGAGCAGACCTTCCACGAGCAGCTCGGGCAACTCGGTCACCGCTGGGCCTGGGACTCCGTGCCGGTGCTCGCGCAGCTGCGCGCCGCCGCCCGCCAGCGGGGGCTGTGGAACCTCTTCCTGCCCGGCGAGCACGGCGCCGGCCTGACCAACCTCCAGTACGCGCCGCTCGCGGAGATCACCGGGCGGAGCCACCTGGCGCCCGCCGCCCTCAACTGCGCCGCCCCGGACACCGGCAACATGGAGGTGCTGGCGATGTTCGGCACCGGGCGGCAGCGGAAGCAGTGGCTGGAGCCGCTGCTGAACGCCGAGATCCGGTCGTCGTTCGCCATGACCGAGCCGGACGTGGCCTCCTCGGACGCCACGAACATCGCCACCCGCATCGACCGGGACGGCGACGAGTACGTGATCAGCGGCCGCAAGTGGTGGATCACCGGCGCGATGAACCCGAACGCCCGGATCCTCATCGTGATGGGCAAGACCGACCCGAACGCCGAGCGGCACCGTCAGCAGTCCATGGTGCTGGTCCCGCGGGACACCCCGGGGCTGGAGATCAAGCGCGGCATGGCGGTGCTCGGGTATGACGACCACGACCACGGTGGGCATGCCGAACTGGAGTTCCACGACGTCCGCGTGCCGGTGGAGAACCTGATCGGCGCCGAAGGCGACGGCTTCGCGATCGCCCAGGCCCGGCTCGGTCCGGGTCGCATCCACCACTGCATGCGCTCGATCGGTGTCGCCGAGCAGGCCGTCGAGCTGATGTGTGCCCGCGCCGAGCAGCGGAGCGCGTTCGGCAGGCCGCTCGCCGAGCAGGGGGTGGTCCGGGACTGGATCGCCGAGTCCCGGGTGCGGATCGAGCAGCTGCGCCTGCTGGTGCTCAAGACGGCCTGGTTGATGGACACCGTCGGCAACAAGGGCGCGCACACCGAGATCCAGGCGATCAAGATCGCCACGCCCGCGACCGTGCAGTGGATCCTGGACAAGGCCATCCAGGTGCACGGCGCGGCCGGCCTATCCCAGGACTTCCCGCTGGCGAGCGCCTACGCCCGGATCCGGACCCTGCGCTTCGCCGACGGACCCGACGAGGTGCACAAGAACGCCCTGGCCCGGCACGAGCTGCGCCGCCAGGCCACCGCGCGGGGGCGCCGCCCCGCCTGA
- a CDS encoding FMN-binding glutamate synthase family protein, which produces MSWARRAVPAAVAAVAALAARDLLQRDHALLRNFPVLGRARYLLESVGPELRQYIVAGNNEERPFTRDQRRWVYASAKQENNYFGFGTDNDIEYTPGYPIIKHRTFGRAVPPSSPTAGQDVALPCAKVLGAARRRARAFRPESVVNISGMSFGSLSGNAVEALNRGAALAGCLHNTGEGGLSPYHRKGGDLVFQLGTAYFGCRDERGRFSLDRLKDLVAGAPVKALEIKLSQGAKPSLGGLLPAAKVSAEIAATRGIPAGRDCVSPSRHAEFSDCDSLLDWVELLAAETGLPVGIKSAVGDLGFWEELATLMRDTGRGVDFVTVDGGEGGTGAAPLIFTDSVSLPFQQGFSRVYRVFAERDLHEQVVFVGAGKLGLPDNAVVAFALGADLVNVGREAMLAIGCVQAQKCHTDTCPTGVATQNAWLARGLDPARKAVRAANYIRTLRRDLVKVAEACGVEHPGLIDTGAVEVLDGRTASTPLDEVYGYRAGWGLPSAGDRAEIVRQMTAEAPQGGSAPPSPTAVG; this is translated from the coding sequence ATGAGCTGGGCCAGGAGAGCCGTACCCGCCGCTGTCGCCGCTGTCGCGGCCCTCGCCGCACGCGACCTGCTTCAGCGCGACCACGCGCTGCTGCGCAACTTCCCGGTCCTCGGCCGCGCCCGGTACCTGCTCGAGTCCGTCGGGCCCGAGCTGCGCCAGTACATCGTGGCCGGCAACAACGAGGAGCGGCCGTTCACCCGCGACCAGCGGCGCTGGGTGTACGCGTCGGCGAAGCAGGAGAACAACTACTTCGGGTTCGGGACCGACAACGACATCGAGTACACCCCTGGCTACCCCATCATCAAGCACCGCACGTTCGGCCGCGCGGTGCCGCCGTCGTCCCCGACCGCCGGACAGGACGTCGCGCTGCCCTGCGCAAAGGTGCTCGGCGCGGCCCGGCGGCGGGCGCGCGCGTTCCGCCCGGAGTCGGTGGTCAACATCTCCGGCATGAGCTTCGGCTCGCTGTCGGGCAACGCGGTCGAGGCGCTCAACCGGGGGGCAGCGCTGGCCGGCTGCCTGCACAACACGGGCGAGGGCGGGCTGTCGCCGTACCACCGCAAGGGCGGTGATCTGGTCTTCCAGCTCGGCACCGCGTACTTCGGCTGCCGGGACGAGCGCGGCAGGTTCAGCCTCGACCGGCTGAAGGACCTCGTGGCGGGCGCACCGGTCAAGGCGCTGGAGATCAAGCTGAGCCAGGGCGCGAAGCCGAGCCTCGGCGGCCTGCTGCCGGCGGCGAAGGTCTCCGCCGAGATCGCCGCCACCCGGGGAATCCCGGCGGGGCGCGACTGCGTCAGCCCGTCGCGGCACGCCGAGTTCTCCGACTGCGACAGCCTCCTGGACTGGGTGGAGCTGCTCGCCGCCGAGACCGGCCTGCCGGTCGGCATCAAGTCCGCCGTCGGCGACCTCGGCTTCTGGGAGGAGCTGGCCACGCTGATGCGCGACACCGGCCGCGGCGTCGACTTCGTGACGGTCGACGGCGGCGAGGGCGGAACGGGCGCCGCGCCGCTGATCTTCACCGATTCGGTGTCGCTGCCGTTCCAGCAGGGCTTCTCGCGGGTCTACCGGGTCTTCGCCGAGCGGGACCTGCACGAGCAGGTGGTCTTCGTCGGCGCCGGCAAGCTCGGGCTGCCGGACAACGCGGTGGTGGCGTTCGCCCTCGGCGCCGACCTGGTGAACGTCGGGCGGGAGGCGATGCTGGCGATCGGCTGCGTCCAGGCCCAGAAGTGTCACACCGACACCTGCCCGACCGGCGTCGCGACCCAGAATGCATGGCTGGCCCGCGGCCTCGATCCGGCGCGCAAGGCGGTGCGGGCCGCCAACTACATCCGGACGCTGCGGCGGGACCTGGTCAAGGTCGCCGAGGCGTGCGGCGTCGAGCATCCCGGGCTGATCGACACCGGCGCGGTCGAGGTCCTTGACGGCCGCACCGCCTCCACCCCGCTGGACGAGGTGTACGGGTACCGCGCGGGGTGGGGGCTGCCGTCCGCCGGCGACCGGGCCGAGATCGTCCGGCAGATGACCGCCGAGGCGCCGCAGGGCGGCAGCGCGCCGCCGTCCCCGACCGCCGTCGGCTGA
- a CDS encoding MoaD/ThiS family protein, which produces MIRVVLPAHLKNLAHVTGEVRLEVAGTVTQRLVLDTLEARYPMLLGTIRDRRSGKRRAFIRFYACEEDLSNDSPDAALPERVTVGEEPFIILGAMAGG; this is translated from the coding sequence GTGATCCGGGTGGTTCTCCCGGCCCACCTGAAGAACCTGGCTCACGTCACCGGCGAGGTACGGCTCGAGGTGGCCGGTACGGTCACCCAGCGCCTGGTCTTGGACACGCTCGAGGCGAGGTACCCGATGCTGCTGGGCACGATCCGCGATCGTCGTAGCGGCAAGCGTCGTGCGTTCATCCGCTTCTACGCCTGCGAGGAGGACCTCTCCAACGACTCGCCCGACGCAGCGCTGCCCGAGCGCGTGACTGTCGGCGAGGAACCGTTCATCATCCTCGGAGCGATGGCCGGGGGATAG